The window GTCTGTTCTCCTTATAACTGGAGTTGTGACATGGAAGGAATGCTTAGCTGAATCTGTGGCATGGGATACCCTTACATGGTTCGCTGCTCTCATTGCAATGGCTGGCTACCTTAACAAATACGGTCTCATCTCCTGGTTTAGTCAGACAGTTGTCAAGGTGTGTTCTTGATTCAGTTGTATATGTGCACTTGAATTGACAGAAAGGGTGGTTTAGCGGGTTGGTCAATGGGTCAAGATCGGTTGAGtacttgagttcatttgggttgGCTTGCTCTATACTTTTTCCACtttacatttgaaaaaaaaagcattaATCTATTATGTGATCACAAGAACTTGGAGGTGGAAAAATGTATTAGGTTTGTAATGAATTAAAATAGGTATTATTTGGCATGGTCCGGGTTGTGTTGACTTAAAttactttttgttaaaaattttgagttttttattgTTGGTGGATAAAAAAGGACGCAAATATACACTTTGGAGGTTAATTGGTTAAACCTTTTTGGAGGTTGTAAGCATTGAAATATACTTGGGACAACTAACTACCTGTTCGACCAATTTGTGACCTATTTCATTTCAGTCATTTTTCAAAAGTTACCCATTTGAcatgaaacaaataaataaacattcATTTTTCTATGCAGTTTGTTGGTGGACTAGGCCTTCAATGGCAAGCGTCTTTTGGCATTCTTGTACTTCTGTACTTCTATTCCCACTACTTCTTCGCCAGTGGAGCTGCTCATATTGGTGCCATGTTTACCGCCTTCTTATCTGTTGCCAGTGCTCTTGGCACACCACCATTATTTGGAGCCATGGTCCTAGCTTTTCTTTCCAATCTCATGGGTGGTCTGACTCACTATGGAATTGGGTCAGCCCCTGTATTTTATGGAGCCAATTATGTTCCTCTTGGCAAATGGTGGGGTTACGGGTTTATCATCTCTGTGGTCAATATTATCATCTGGCTTGGAGTCGGTGGAGTCTGGTGGAAGTTCATCGGCCTGTGGTAGAGTGGAGGTACCGATTTAATACCCACAATCGATTTacaaaaatcagaaaatttCTGACTTTTAATGTGCTGTTAGTAGGATTTAAACCAAATCTTTCCGGTATCGAATCTGgttacaagatttttttttctcggGATTCTCACCTTGCAAACAATTTTTGTCATTGATGGAGGTTTGTGTAGGTTAAGAACTTAAGGTGGTTGGTATACACGGCTTGATGCCCATTTATATTTGAAGTTTACCCTTACATTTTTGGTGGTTTTACATGAACTTTGTAGCGGATTCTTGCTTTAATATGTGTACTTCATGCattccatatatgtattgtagaTTTGTATGTCTATGAATATGAATTTGACGACTCACATCCTTTAGTTACATTAGTTCTATGATTTAAAAGTTGGGCCGCTGAGCTTTAACGTTTTGAATTATAGTTGGGGTAGAAATTTCTAATCTTAAATTATAGTTGAACGCTTGAACCAAACACTTTCTTCTGGTGATTTGATCACGTAAAGATGGACCCGTCTCGTGACTGAGTTAACAAACTCGAGtcgttttttaaaaagttatttaacaaagttaagaaatttttttgacTGTAACACTTAATTTTGTTAAATCATGTGAGTTAAAATTTAATTGTTTCTTATGATGACCGTATATATAAGCATAGTAGAAAAgttaagtaactcccaatgccgtcttttacgggttttgggttccaataccgtcttcgacgatatatgggggaggttgatatgtagacaatCTTACCCCTActaaaggtagagagactgcttccaggttctaccataggtagattAGGACCTCCAgtcttgctgggcatgaggatcgaacccatgacctctgtttctagaggcatgagttccaaccactgatccaacccagttgatacgttttatattcaaattcataggttgttacaTTCTTTTATTTGAATCAACCATTtctaatataaagtaaaaaaagaaatgcCTAACTAAATATATTGGTAGGTCTTGatcttgtttatttgttttacttgtcatttacatttaataaactttcaaacattttcccaaataacaaaaataacattaaagatTTTCTTGTCACCATGTGAGTCATATTTACCTTATATTTATACCTTTTGTATTCAGTtaagttttgagttttgaccttccatacatttttttatttttttaaggtgaatttcgcttgagaacttcgtgtcgcgattcgacagcgggaggtctagcatacgttgtcttaaccgggtccgtgctagagagctccctcgaagtagaaatgcctatttcaaatacccgatgggggaaaaaccccctactaatccgcccgaaggcacgacgatcaatagggtaaaccctgccccctcagacttgaacctgggtatacccaagccaagccttcatagGAAGACTTACTATGTACTTCTCAaatcttgaacccaagacctcttgCTTGTAAGGCAagtgctcaaccacttgagctaactatGTACTTACCGAGTCTTGAACCCAACACCTTCCATACATGATACATCCATTTCATTCCGTTTCTACTTTCTTTTATAGTACAAGTTCCATTGGCTAATCAAAGTTGTGTTTACTGTTCGGACCTTGTCATGTTCGTTCATCTAACTAAGCGAACAAACACGAACAAACTTCCCTCCGGACAGTTCATAAAATGTTCGTTGAATACTCAGTTTTGTTTTACAGCCCTATCTAAATTTATTGATATAGAAATTTAAAGAAAATCCCACAAAAGAGAGTTAAAATATGATCGGATAGTATAAAGCAAAGAACACCAACTAGTATACACTTTTGTATGAATTTTACTAAGAAAATGGTACTTAAGAAATCCAGACTTATTTACGAGACCTACTACGCTATGTAAGATAAAGTTTCCTGTTGCTTTTAGCAATTCTATGTTGTCGCATTGAGAAAACACCACGGTCCTGTTCTTGTTCCTATTCTGCAAGAACCACATAGTGCAAGAAAAGAACTTCAGCTTAAGACACAAAACGAGTTAGAACAAGGTTCCTATTAATGAGCACTATATGTCAAAACATGGTACTTCGGGCCACTTTATTACTTTATTTGTGACAAAAAAAAGTTACCTCCAAAATCCCGCAGATGCTCTCAAACTCATGTAAAGAGTCAACGCAACCCAAAGCCCAACAAAACCATGGCTAGATGCGACAAATAATGATAGAATGCTGACTATAGCAACCAAAACCTGAGATCAAATAGGTTATATAAACTAGTAATTATTTCATGTTTTAGGTCCCTTTTGAGATAATAGATGAGAAACCATAAATTTACTAGTGTACCATAGAATATGCAGCATATGCAAAATCAGATGCTCCAAAGTTAACACCATCAAAAACAAAGGCCAGTGCATTAATTGGCTGAGTTGCTGCAACAAACTAATACAAAATAGGACTGAATTGTTAGGACTGGCTTTAAGAGGAAGGGAAGGAGGAATTTTATTGAGTTTTGATGTATACCGGGATGCCAATGCTAATTAGATGGAGGACACCTTGATCTTTGCTAAACAATCTTGCTCCAAAATGTAACCCAGTCCCTAAGAGAACAGCCAGTGCTACACCAAGAACCAGACTTAACTGCATTGCCAATTCGTATCAGTTAGGtcgatttatcattatcctatGATAAATTATACATTGTTTTTCCAAATGAAGTTTATGTTAACTAACAGGCCTTTATATGTTGCTCTCCTATGCTAATGGTCAAACAAAATCTAGTAATGTACCTGCAGAACTCTTGAAGCAGTTGCTGTGACCTTCTCGTAATCCATTTTTGCAAACGCACTTGCTAGTATAGCCTTCAAAGGTTTAAGCTTGATGAATGATATGAACTGTTATAACACAAGAGAACCAGATGGTATATATGGTAAGTGCAAACCTGTCCAGCTACAGCCAAACCATCAGCTAAAAGTGAAGTTGCTAGCCAAACTTGCAAACAAACTTGAAACGCAGCCATTGTCGTTGGCCCTTGTCTTGCAGCCATTGATGCAGCCAATGTCACACAGAATGTTACAGCCATAACTCTCATTAACAACAGAAAAcctttttataacaaaaatgaattagagaagtttttatttttaagtaaactTTCAACAGTAATGCGCTACCTATACAAACCGACACCATATTCAACAGTTTCAAGATATACCGTTCTTGAGAAATCGGCCAAACTGAAGATGCTTAGAATTAGGTGGTACAAGATCGATCTTTTCTATTAATCTCCAAAATAATATGACCGAAATTAAGTACCTAGAGCACAAGTATCACAAGATTGATGAATATCTAAACAATGATATACATATTGCCTTTTGATGATCATAAGAACATCACTATCTTGAAAATGACTTGTTTGAATCTTGATCATAACACCcaaagtttatttatatatattttgataatagaaagaaaaaatgcTTATAATAACTTACTGAGACAAAACATGAGCAATGGCTGCACCACTAACCCCAAGCCCAaagacaaatataaatattgggTCCAAAATGATATTTGTCAAGTCTCCTGCCACTGCAATTAGCCCAAAACTATACTGTTAATTGGATAGATACAAGACATGATGAAGATCCGGTATGGGCAATATAGTCATTTACTTACCAGTGGCGTACAAAGGAGTCTTCGTGTCTTTGAATCCACGGAAAACTCCTTGCATTGCCAGAGAAAGCAGAACGGCTGGAGCACCAAGCGACCTTAACTTTAAGTACTGTTGTGCAGGATACAACATTGGAGAGtcctgtttatatatatgtaattatgtaccAATAATTTGTATAGTAGGATGAAGATCGACGAATGTTACTCTATGATGAAGTTGGATTCTTTTTACTTACAGATTTGATCCCCATAAAATCCAACACGGGTTTTGCTCCAAGAATAAGAAATGCAGCTTGCAGAAACCCCAAAATGGTACCTATTATTAGAGCAGCAGAGGCCGATGGTATCTGCTTCTTCTTATAACTCGTGACACACGACTCGGTATCAGGTGACTCGGAAGACTCTACATATCAAAACACACAAATGACAGAAAATGTTTCGAGACCAAGTGTTTGATATGAAACAAAAGTGGATATCAAAACGGAACAAATGTATGTAACATTATCATACTTGTGGTTTCATGTTGGAgcaactttttgttttcactCTTTATAGTATGGTCTTGcatttccatgttttcttgacTCGAGTTTGAGACAGCATCCTCCTCGGCCACAAAAGAGGTGGTAATACTTACTAGTGGAAATATCGCGATTCGTGATACTTGGTTGAATACTGCTATAGAAACTCCCACGGCTGCGAGTTCAACTGCAcctgtaaatatatatatacttcgtTTAATATGTTTTCTTGCCAAATGTATTGCAACTTCCTAACTTTCATGTGAGTAGATCATTTATCCTTATTGTTATTgagatacacatacatataaattaaaacactctaatatatatctaaatgaGTCATCTCATTCCATTATACTTGATTACTTGTGATTTTGttacaaacaaacatataaaaggCGACTTGCTAGTTGCCTTTTCAATAATATTTCTGCCGTTCCCAAAAAAAAGGCATCTAAATCACTTCAAACGTTCTATTTTGCATATTTGTCAATAGACATGCAATGAGAACGGCGAGTTTTTTGATTCAGATGTACCGGCATGACTGGGATATCCCGTGCCGTTTCCAAATACTTGCCTAGCCATCCCAAAAAAATGTACTTAAGAAATATTTGACCACTAGGCCACGTTGAAAGTGGGTTATATTTGACAACTGATATATTGTtggatataaaattataaacattttcattgaGAGGATTAATAATATGAGTATATGATAGAGAATATGAAATTACCAATTTGACCAATGAAGGCAGTGTCAACAAGAGAGGCAATAGGATCAGCTGTCAAGGCAAGTGCTGCTGGTAATGCAATTTTTGCTATTTCGATACCAAGCTCATCCCATTTTAATGCTAACCTGTAACTCCAAACTCCAAAGTATTTCACCTAGGGCCGTAAACGAACTGAACAGTTCACGAACCGTTCGGTGGGAAGTTCGTTCATGTTTGTtcatttagttaaatgaacgaacatgaacaaagctctcgttcgttcatttatgttcatgaacgttCGTGAATCTGTTCGTAAACATTCGTTCGTTTATGTTTGTGAACAATCGTTCGTGAACATTCATTCGTTTATGTTCATTTACATATACTAATACCTAATCAATTATacctaaaaatagtttaaatataaataattaaaacatatcAACAAAGTTAGTAATTAACCCAGATTTTCTCAAACATTtactaatatttatttttagtattattttttatgtatttatttagtttaaaggtagtgtaatttaattttgtagtaTACCTTTTACGCTAACTATTATGCAATTCCAAAATCCTAACTTCGCCACTGATTTGATATCTATTCTAGTTTAAGGATATATATAACAGTAAACATAATTTTTAGTGATATCACACCTAATATTACTAAACACAACGTTTTTTATGCGTTTTATAATTGCCAACTttctagtatatattatatgcaCCATTGGTTTCATTTCCTTTCATAGTATCGAACACTTAATTTCTATGCATAATGGAGAGATGTGTTATAAACCATTTTAACTTTTTGGTGTCAACTTTTAATTGGAACCGAAATTCCTAGTAATTCATGCATAAAAACTTATACTCGATGCtactagaatatatatatacatgatcaAGTTAATGAAAATGCATCTATAGTAAATGGAAAGGTAAAGCTACCTAGTATCTTTGAAGAAAATGGAAATGCCACATGTACATCCATTAATTTTCTCAACCATGATTCCTTGATTGGAGGTCAAAATGGTaaatttaatattcaaaaaATGCTTCTTCTTTCCATTGATGAGTTCCCTGCTAGAACAACCAAAGAAttagaaaacatgaaaaacactTGCAAACTAATTTCATAGAGTGCACTTTTTAACAATATATTCACATGTTCTAACAAGAATTAAGTCCGACATGCATTGGATTTGGGTTAAGCTAAATTCACAACGATTTTTAACCAAGTTCCGTTCGAGATGGAACAGAAAACAAAGCTATTATATTAAACACACGCACAAACAAAGTGAAACATGCAAAGATAATAGCATATGAGGATCGCTAAAACATGATAACGAAGTATGGTATGAATATAAAGAAGAGAAggataaattaaatatataagaaaatggaAGTAAGAACATATGATTACTTTGAAGGAGTTTGGaggtgaaactgaaattgaagtTTGGGAAGTTGAAGGGAGAGCTTTTGTAGTTAAAAAGATAGAGACTTGTAACAGCCTTAAATAAGTACTCGTATTAACTATCTAATGAAACCATCAACAAATAGTAGTATAGTGGTCTAGTGGTAAGGACATTTGTTTTTCATAAAAGGttttaagtttaagtatttaaaaaatatttaaaagtgatCACAGATATATATgagttttgaaagatttttcCTTTTTAGCTTTTGGGATGATAAGAATTTCTTATCAAATgatataatttagaaaatgatatAATTTAGAGAATCATTATGCTAAAAAACTCTCTGACTCAATTAAGACAACGTATCTACCTCTCGATATTTGAATAGTTCacccttaaaaaaaagttattcgATGGAACAAATTAAAGAAGCttgttgattattaaattcgTGGTTGAGATTCTCGTTTCAACATCAAACGTTTCACAACCATAAGAATGAGTAGTGGGTATTATTATTACTTGTAGACTTGCCATCTAATCCTATAGTCTCTAGTTCGTTTCaaaattattaaagtaattttTTACTCAAC is drawn from Erigeron canadensis isolate Cc75 chromosome 9, C_canadensis_v1, whole genome shotgun sequence and contains these coding sequences:
- the LOC122581351 gene encoding protein DETOXIFICATION 42-like isoform X1 gives rise to the protein MVEKINGCTCGISIFFKDTRLALKWDELGIEIAKIALPAALALTADPIASLVDTAFIGQIGAVELAAVGVSIAVFNQVSRIAIFPLVSITTSFVAEEDAVSNSSQENMEMQDHTIKSENKKLLQHETTKSSESPDTESCVTSYKKKQIPSASAALIIGTILGFLQAAFLILGAKPVLDFMGIKSDSPMLYPAQQYLKLRSLGAPAVLLSLAMQGVFRGFKDTKTPLYATVAGDLTNIILDPIFIFVFGLGVSGAAIAHVLSQYLISVILFWRLIEKIDLVPPNSKHLQFGRFLKNGFLLLMRVMAVTFCVTLAASMAARQGPTTMAAFQVCLQVWLATSLLADGLAVAGQAILASAFAKMDYEKVTATASRVLQLSLVLGVALAVLLGTGLHFGARLFSKDQGVLHLISIGIPFVAATQPINALAFVFDGVNFGASDFAYAAYSMVLVAIVSILSLFVASSHGFVGLWVALTLYMSLRASAGFWRIGTRTGPWCFLNATT
- the LOC122581351 gene encoding protein DETOXIFICATION 42-like isoform X2, whose protein sequence is MVEKINGCTCGISIFFKDTRLALKWDELGIEIAKIALPAALALTADPIASLVDTAFIGQIGAVELAAVGVSIAVFNQVSRIAIFPLVSITTSFVAEEDAVSNSSQENMEMQDHTIKSENKKLLQHETTKSSESPDTESCVTSYKKKQIPSASAALIIGTILGFLQAAFLILGAKPVLDFMGIKSDSPMLYPAQQYLKLRSLGAPAVLLSLAMQGVFRGFKDTKTPLYATVAGDLTNIILDPIFIFVFGLGVSGAAIAHVLSQYLISVILFWRLIEKIDLVPPNSKHLQFGRFLKNGFLLLMRVMAVTFCVTLAASMAARQGPTTMAAFQVCLQVWLATSLLADGLAVAGQAILASAFAKMDYEKVTATASRVLQLSLVLGVALAVLLGTGLHFGARLFSKDQGVLHLISIGIPQLSQLMHWPLFLMVLTLEHLILHMLHILWFWLL